One Scophthalmus maximus strain ysfricsl-2021 chromosome 7, ASM2237912v1, whole genome shotgun sequence genomic window, AATCCACTTCAtcacaaacattaaaaccagcACGGTTATTTGTGCTTGTGTTATTGAGCGCCTTGTCATTAACTTAAATCTTTATGGTACATCATCCAAAGTCCTGAACAAACTTCACTACATCCAGAACTATGTTTCACCCCTGCTCACTCACCCCACATCGCCCCTGTCCTCCAGAAGCTTCACTTCACGCTTCCTGTTCCACAACGGATCCCCTTCAAAgtccctctgttctctctcaaAGCCCTAAAtaaaaaagccccccccccacacctcacTAACCTGCTttatcatcacacacacgcacgcacacacacgcacgcgcacacacacacgcgcacacacacacacgcacacagcctCTGCGATGAATCTATCTCTCCCGATGACTGTATACAAATATCGAGTATGTCTTCAATTCCTCGGATTGTATAAATATAACGCCAAATTATCCCATATATATGTGGGCACTGCCATCTTGCCCTGTTGGCGTCATTTGGAGctagagtctgtgcagtagtgatccGATAGGGATAATTCACGAGTCAATCTCAATTGCTAATGCAAATCATGACATTTCAGCCCCTTTTTATAGCAAACCATAGCATAGCTAATGTGCGCTAAAGTTAGCTAAACATCCTCGTCATTAGCACAGGTGTGGCGTGTGGGCACGTGACAAACATTTGGTTACATTAACATGTCtagaaattcaaattcaaactcCAGACTTTACACAAACTTATTTCTGTTAACCTTTACTACTGTGGGAGTGTTTGGACTTCTACCTGTTTCACACAGTCTCTGTTGTTGAGCTCGTCAAACGGGTTTCTTATGTCTCTCTCCAGCCTCCGAGTGTCTCTGCCGGACggacgcacgcgcgcgcgcgcgcgcaaacacacacagacaggagaccGCTGCAAGCAGGAagtagaagagagagagaaaaagcagagagcagctgatgaaAATAAGGAAGTACACGCGGTCGAGTCGAAGTCGCCGGGagagccttttttcttctccctcctacAAAGTGAAAGTTGATCATTCGACATTAATAGAATCGATGGCACAGCAGCTGTGCTACGGAAGTTAGCTGTCAAGCTAATACCGTCACCGACTCTACTTTAGCTCATAACAAGCCcttgacagaaagaaagaaaggggaagacAGACgagtgagtacacacacacacacacacacacacacacacacactcacactcacactcacactcacacactcacactcacactcacacactcacacacacacacacacacacactgcagcgaGTTTCAAACTTGCTCAAAGTCCCAaatgcctctgtgtgtttgtgagatgcCTCTGTGTGATGGTGTGAGTCAGACACGGGGGGGGATTGCTTTTTCTTCCGTTTGTTTGTGTCAGCAATGGGAGAAGTACACAACCTGAGCTCAGGAGAGGAAGACTctgtggagggggggaaagtgtAAAAAGGGAgaattctttgtgtgtgtgtgtgtgtgtgtgtgtgtgtgtgtgtcatgggtCATGTTGAGGGCACAGGCGCACATGTGAGTCAGTAAACAAAGTGAGTGTGAGGGCAGTTCACTGATTGCAGATGGGGTCTCCCTAAATGCACAgtggtgtgggttttttttgtcacatgtgATGATTGTTCCATTGTATCTAGTCTCCTGTGCATTTTGACTCCCTCCATACATCATCTGTTGTGAGAATATCATATTGGAAGGGATTACAGGCCTGAGGATCTTGGCCTTTCGCCTGTGCAAATATGAGCTCAGTTCACCGAATGTCACAGCTATTAATAACctgtcctctgctctgtgtgtctctttatAAGATTTACTCCTCTGATCCCCAGAATTATCATCAGCCACCATGGACCACAAAGGGGAACCACAGGAAGGAACCAAGGGGGTAAAACTGGAGGAGCTGCCACAGATGGACGGTTCATGTGATGCGTGCGAGCCTGACGAGGCCCAGCCGGCCACACAAGTATGCCATGCCTGCAGCTTTGCCTTCTGCCCAATCCATGCCCAGAGGCACGCCAGCAGGACACATCATCTGCTAACGCCTTATAACCACGATGGAGCACAAGTTAACAGACTTGACACCGAGAGTGATTTCAGAGTTGGAGGTGAAGCTGAGGATGAGGCTCACGCAGAGAAGGCAGCGGAAATGGGTGCTGATCAGGAATTGGCACCAATCGGAGTGGGGTTGGTTGATGGGGATGAGAGCAGTGATGCTGAGGAAAGGGCGGGAGCCCAGAAGGATTTGCCTCCGGCGGCCGAGCTGGGTGAAGGAGCTGAGGGCGCCGACGCAGGGCAGGAGGCTGTGGCTGCTGAAGAGAGTGGGAAGAGGGACACTGTGACCGTAGAGAGGCTGCGCTGCAAGGAGCACGGACAAGAAGGCTCCCTTTACTGTAAACCAGATGAGAAGATAATCTGTGTGGTGTGCGCTGTGCAGGGTGAGCACAAGGATCACGAGATCATCACGCTGCATGAGGCCTATATGTGGCAGAAGGTGAGTCTATAGGTTTATATATGGTTCACCAATGTTGTGTGATTTTCTGTATCCCCTCTACTGATAGTTAACAAGAacatctgcagctctgtgtaACATTAATATATTCAGAGCGTCATGTGGTTTGCATTTATAAGTCAATAATAAGTAGTATGCCAATAGCTGTAGGCCCTGTGTTCCTTAAGTCACCAGGGTTCTGTTAGAGCTCTTGGTAATATTTTTAACCTAACAATGTCTCGTGGTCACCCACATGACATCAGTCATAAATTGATTACTTAATGCAGCCACATAAAattgaatgtgaaaaatgtgaaatggaaaattgAACATAATGAACATGCCCTGATGTCCGTTTGGCTCGGCTCAAATTAAGGCGTCAATCCGCCTCCATTTCCCAGATCGTCCCTTTGCTTCAGGCGTACTGTACGTAAGAGGTCCAGTGAGTCACCAGTCGTTCACATTGCAGTCATTCCAGTAAGCCGCGTTAATGCGCTGCATTTTGAGAATAGCGCCATcctcatcacaccatcactgtGGACTCAGTtctgcattgtgtttttcaatgacTATAGTACCATTTAGAGTCCGATGTTATCAGCTGACTGAACACATGCGGACCGTGTTATTTCACAGAGAGCCAATTAACAGGGCCGTGATAGTATCAGACATCGGGACTTAGTTTTGGATTAATATTTTGAACAGTCAagggttttgtttgttgacaACAAAGAGATCTCTGCAAGAGCCTCATTTAAAAATCATCACGCAAGGCCGGAGCACTTAGCTACAGAAAATAACAACTCTCATGGTCTTTGGACTGTACACGTGTCTGGCTGcacatgtgaaaaacaaaagtagaGCAGCTCACTTCACCAGTTTGCTCTTACATCATGGCCACATATGGATTCATGAGAGACAAACGGGgtctcatccacacacacacacacacacacag contains:
- the trim44 gene encoding tripartite motif-containing protein 44 isoform X1 — its product is MDHKGEPQEGTKGVKLEELPQMDGSCDACEPDEAQPATQVCHACSFAFCPIHAQRHASRTHHLLTPYNHDGAQVNRLDTESDFRVGGEAEDEAHAEKAAEMGADQELAPIGVGLVDGDESSDAEERAGAQKDLPPAAELGEGAEGADAGQEAVAAEESGKRDTVTVERLRCKEHGQEGSLYCKPDEKIICVVCAVQGEHKDHEIITLHEAYMWQKNREGYDLLGCTQQIAENINAKWNNAEMSTDELEAYVDSQFDELRKLVRLEEKRTLHLVDLKEAFLTASAAEKIAEISVQTERLQEEMANITHQLCLLEQAEEQAIGPALVAQALVAAAGPAHRVLQDFEVRPRLPEPRAAPIDPRDFEDDDSGPSMDHAP
- the trim44 gene encoding tripartite motif-containing protein 44 isoform X2 gives rise to the protein MDHKGEPQEGTKGVKLEELPQMDGSCDACEPDEAQPATQVCHACSFAFCPIHAQRHASRTHHLLTPYNHDGAQVNRLDTESDFRVGGEAEDEAHAEKAAEMGADQELAPIGVGLVDGDESSDAEERAGAQKDLPPAAELGEGAEGADAGQEAVAAEESGKRDTVTVERLRCKEHGQEGSLYCKPDEKIICVVCAVQGEHKDHEIITLHEAYMWQKNREGYDLLGCTQQIAENINAKWNNAEMSTDELEAYVDSQFDELRKLVRLEEKRTLHLVDLKEAFLTASAAEKIAEISVQTERLQEEMANITHQLCLLEQAEEQAIGPALVAQALVAAAGPAHRVLDFEVRPRLPEPRAAPIDPRDFEDDDSGPSMDHAP
- the trim44 gene encoding tripartite motif-containing protein 44 isoform X3, whose translation is MDHKGEPQEGTKGVKLEELPQMDGSCDACEPDEAQPATQVCHACSFAFCPIHAQRHASRTHHLLTPYNHDGAQVNRLDTESDFRVGGEAEDEAHAEKAAEMGADQELAPIGVGLVDGDESSDAEERAGAQKDLPPAAELGEGAEGADAGQEAVAAEESGKRDTVTVERLRCKEHGQEGSLYCKPDEKIICVVCAVQGEHKDHEIITLHEAYMWQKNREGYDLLGCTQQIAENINAKWNNAEMSTDELEAYVDSQFDELRKLVRLEEKRTLHLVDLKEAFLTASAAEKIAEISVQTERLQEEMANITHQLCLLEQAEEQAIGPALVAQALVAAAGPAHRVLVTRAEGSPHRPTGL